A stretch of the Lactuca sativa cultivar Salinas chromosome 9, Lsat_Salinas_v11, whole genome shotgun sequence genome encodes the following:
- the LOC111889795 gene encoding F-box/kelch-repeat protein At3g06240, with the protein MEDLPVHVMVDILSRLPVKTIIHCKCVCKKWLHLVSDSYFADIQLSRSPVGLMIYHYSEKELMGRPKLRVLKWVEVKDDVNHHHLHHDPLMSLDLNLAPIFQDSQILLMGSVNGLICLWQVCVKSDNIYICNPITREYMILPRQQYHGKGYAINVHCFGVSLLSHEYKVIRIFQRVLILPRNITSSSSSSSQPSLLEAEVYTLGTGQWRSLGHVVYKINGFHGPYLNGHAHWSIVVDQDSLEEIYAFDFDKETFKLFPSPPVETIQGSRFHFRTLAVVKGCLCQSDTFDSQFTMWVMKEYGVKKSWEKEVIIKKSISPSIDWLMSGPIYPIERLNDGTILMVYYQDKLLIYSPKGRTIANSELFDNCVSGMPYCPSFHKLQNFESERVYVF; encoded by the coding sequence ATGGAAGACTTACCAGTACATGTGATGGTCGATATTCTCTCAAGACTTCCTGTGAAGACAATCATCCACTGCAAGTGTGTATGCAAAAAGTGGCTTCATCTCGTTTCAGACTCTTACTTTGCTGATATTCAACTCTCGAGATCACCCGTAGGCCTCATGATCTACCATTACTCCGAAAAAGAATTGATGGGTCGCCCGAAACTGCGTGTTTTGAAGTGGGTGGAGGTCAAAGACGACGTCAATCACCACCATTTACACCACGACCCTCTCATGAGCCTCGACCTTAACCTTGCACCCATTTTCCAAGACTCTCAAATACTCCTAATGGGCTCAGTCAACGGCTTGATCTGCTTGTGGCAGGTTTGTGTTAAAAGTGATAACATTTACATATGCAATCCAATCACAAGAGAGTATATGATCCTCCCTAGACAACAATACCATGGAAAAGGTTATGCTATAAATGTTCATTGTTTTGGTGTCAGTTTACTCTCACATGAATACAAAGTCATACGGATCTTCCAACGGGTATTAATATTACCTCGAAATATAacctcatcatcatcgtcatcatctcaGCCGAGTTTATTGGAAGCTGAGGTTTACACTCTAGGCACTGGTCAATGGAGAAGCCTTGGTCATGTCGTGTATAAGATTAATGGATTCCATGGACCATATCTAAATGGCCATGCTCATTGGTCGATTGTTGTTGATCAGGATTCCCTTGAAGagatttatgcttttgattttgaCAAGGAGACATTTAAGTTGTTCCCATCTCCTCCTGTTGAAACTATACAAGGAAGTCGATTCCATTTCCGAACTTTAGCAGTTGTTAAAGGTTGTTTATGTCAAAGTGATACCTTTGATTCTCAATTCACGATGTGGGTGATGAAGGAATATGGGGTCAAGAAATCTTGGGAAAAAGAAGTGATTATCAAGAAAAGTATTAGCCCCAGTATTGATTGGTTGATGTCGGGACCTATCTATCCTATTGAGCGTTTAAATGATGGAACAATTTTGATGGTCTATTATCAAGACAAATTGTTGATATATTCTCCGAAGGGAAGAACAATTGCAAATTCCGAACTTTTTGACAACTGTGTATCTGGAATGCCTTATTGTCCCAGCTTTCATAAGCTCCAGAACTTTGAATCGGAGAGAGTTTATGTGTTTTAA